A genomic window from Myotis daubentonii chromosome 4, mMyoDau2.1, whole genome shotgun sequence includes:
- the LRRC70 gene encoding LOW QUALITY PROTEIN: leucine-rich repeat-containing protein 70 (The sequence of the model RefSeq protein was modified relative to this genomic sequence to represent the inferred CDS: inserted 13 bases in 9 codons; deleted 3 bases in 2 codons; substituted 5 bases at 5 genomic stop codons), whose translation MCRLHFSLPCLXSFLLVTYNLALLILXEILACVSVCQFCTGRQINCHDLDLSNIPRNFSEITVFLYLAXNNLFHINKSELTGLHSLVVLYXDNAGIVCVYPKAFVHLRHLYFLYLNXFMKHLDPGIFEGLYSLCNLYLQCNQXSFVPRGVFNDLVLXYLNLQRNHLTLLGSGXFVGMIALRIIDLSNNNILRISDTGFQHLGNLDCSYLEGNNFAKVPSDAFEVLKSLKRLSLSHXKAIXSFAFKELVNLGYLLLKKSRIKNITSDGFNEINNLKHLLLSHNDLEMCLTHLXMLKNLIYLNXIRSRIISIDNDTVENMGAYLKILNLSFNNLTDLHPRFLKPLSSLTHLQANSNPWKCNSKLLGLRNNWLASSAITXTSIVRTPPSMRGRALHYIKWTDCTDCVTSSTNVSRPWAIKYSXHIHHKTTALMMAWRKVTTNGKHLENTKSISFGEQTSPSSRVFQENTLANPLETTAVLPVQLQLTSSVNLTLEKTSALPIDADSVSGKTSLICTQEVERLNEAFDILLAFFILACILIVFLIYKVVQFKQKLKTPENSGENRLEYYSFYQSARYNVTASVCNTCPNSLESPGLEQIQLHKQTVPENEAQVILFEHSAL comes from the exons ATGTGCAGATTACATTTTTCTCTGCCTTGCCTATGATCCTTTCTTCTTGTTACCTATAATCTTGCATTATTAATCC AGGAGATACTTGCTTGTGTGTCTGTTTGCCAGTTCTGCACTGGGAGACAAATTAACTGCCATGATTTAGACCTTTCAAATATTCCTAGGAATTTTTCTGAAATTACAGTTTTTCTGTACCTGG GAAATAacttatttcatataaataaaagtgaattaaCAGGGCTTCATTCTCTTGTAGTATtatattaggataatgctgggaTTGTGTGTGTATATCCAAAAGCCTTTGTTCATTTGAGGCACctctattttctatatttaa aatttatgaaacaTTTGGATCCTGGAATATTTGAGGGGCTTTACAGTCTTTGTAATTTATATTTACAGTGTAATC TATCCTTTGTTCCAAGAGGAGTATTTAATGATCTAGTTTT GTACTTAAATCTGCAAAGAAATCACCTCACTCTCCTCGGGAGTG ACTTTGTTGGCATGATTGCTCTTCGGATAATTGATTTATCCAACAATAACATT TTGAGGATATCAGACACAGGCTTTCAACATCTTGGAAATTTGGATTGTTCGTACCTAGAAGGTAATAATTTCGCAAAAGTACCATCAGATGCTTTTGAAGTACTTAAGAGTCTTAAAAGACTTTCTTTGTCTCA AAAAGCAATATAGTCCTTTGCATTTAAAGAGCTTGTCAACTTGGGATATTTGCTTCTGAAAAAATCAAGAATTAAAAACATTACTAGTGATGGGTTTAATGAAATTAACAATCTTAAACATTTGCTCTTAAGTCATAATGATTTGGAAATGTGTCTGACACATTT GATGTTAAAGAATTTAATTTACCTTAATTAAATTAGAAGCAGAATAATCAGCATTGATAATGATACAGTTGAGAACATGGGAGCATATTTGAAGATCCTTAATCTGTCATTTAATAATCTTACAGACTTACATCCAAGGTTCCTTAAGCCATTGTCTTCATTGACTCATCTTCAGGCAAATTCTAATCCTTGGAAATGTAACAGCAAACTATTGGGCCTTCGCAAC AACTGGCTAGCATCTTCAGCCATTACCTAAACATCTATTGTCAGAACCCCCCCATCCATGCGTGGCAGAGCATTGCATTATATTAAGTGGACTGACTGTACAGATTGCGTTACATCTTCGACAAATGTATCCAGACCTTGGGCTATAAAATATTC TCATATTCATCACAAGACTACTGCGTTAATGATGGCCTGGCGTAAAGTAACCACAAATGGGAAACACTTGGAAAATACCAAGAGCATTTCTTTCGGGGAACAAACTTCACCTTCCAGTAGAGTTTTTCAAGAGAATACCCTTGCTAATCCACTAGAGACTACCGCAGTGTTACCTGTGCAATTACAGCTTACTTCTTCTGTTAACTTGACTTTGGAAAAAACCAGCGCTCTACCAATTGATGCTGATTCAGTGTCAGGGAAGACATCTCTAATTTGTACACAAGAAGTTGAAAGGTTAAATGAGGCTTTTGACATTTTGCTAGCTTTTTTTATCTTAGCTTGTATTTTAATCGTGTTTTTGATCTACAAAGTTGTtcaatttaaacaaaaactaaagACACCAGAAAACTCAGGGGAAAATAGACTTGAATACTACAGCTTTTATCAGTCTGCAAGGTATAATGTAACTGCCTCAGTTTGTAACACTTGTCCAAATTCTCTCGAAAGCCCTGGTTTGGAGCAGATTCAACTTCATAAGCAAACTGTTCCTGAAAATGAGGCACAGGTCATTCTCTTTGAACATTCTGCTTTATAA